A stretch of DNA from Aurantiacibacter atlanticus:
TGGAATCGCGCGCACTGGATATATCGGAAATCAGGACGCCCTCGGTCACTTCCACCACCAGTGAAGAAGGGGGGAGACCGGACGCAATCAGACGGTCAATCAGCCTGTCTGCAAAATTTTCATGGCGAAAGTAGATTGGCGAAACATTGACCGCGACAGGGCACTTGAATTCCTGGGCGGCTCCAAGCGCGGTATCCAGTGTCCATTCTGTCAGCTGGATAATTTGTCCGCTGTCCTCGGCCACGGATACCATCAGGGCAGGGGAGATGCCATCAAGCGCAGTTCCTTTGGAACGCAGCAGCGCCTCGACTTTGCAGGTCTTGCCGTCGCGCGCATCGACGATCGGCTGATAATGCAGCATGAAACGTTCTTCGAAATGCGCCTTGCCAAGCTCTGTTCGGATTGAGTTTTCGCGCATTTGCCGATTGGAAAGCAGGTCATCGAAGATATGTACAGATCCGCCTCTGTTTCCCTTCGCTTCATACATGGCAAGATCGGCGCGGCGCAGCAATTCTTCGCAGCCGTAGATGGCCGGATCGCCGATTGCGATGCCAAGCGATGCTGAAACTTCAACAACGCGGTCCGCGAGGTGAAAAGGGCGGCCGATTGCATTGATAAGCGCATCGCCAATGGCCTTCACCTCGGCCTCGTCACGAAATGGCAGGATTGCAGCAAATTCATCACCGCCCAGGCGGGCCAGCGCAATCGGATCGGACAGCACTTCGGCAGCACGGTCCCCCACAGCTTCCAGCAGACGGTCGCCGACATAATGGCCCAGAGTATCATTTACTTCTTTGAACCGGTTCAGGTCGAAATACAGCAGCATCACCATCGTGCTGTCTGAACTCGTTGCCGCCAGTTCTTCCAGGGCCTGGGTAAAGGCAGCTCGATTGAGGTGGCCGGTTAGCGGGTCCATGCGCAACCGCCTGCGGCTCTCCTTCAGCAAATCCGCCAACAGGCTGCGCGTGCGGTCAGATCGCAAGATGTCATCCCTCAACAAGCCGGCTGAAAGCGCACCGCTGCATGCGGAGATAAATGCGAGCCAACCTGCTTCGCGAGCATTTCCATTTAATCCGTAATATGCCGCGATGCAGCTCAGCAGGACCGCCAGCAAGGCAAGTGCAGTCCCGGGCTGCCTACGTGCAACCATCATATGAGAAATCTTGTCGAGCACTTCAGCGGCCGACTTTCGTTTCCATCAGTCGCCTGACTTGCTGCGCCATTCGTTTCTTGCCTTCGGCCATCTGGTTATCCAGCGAGTTCACCGTTTCGGATTGTGAAAGATGCGTGGCCATTCGGGCCCGCAGCACAGGCAGGCTTACAGGTTTTGTCACGTAATCATTTGCCCCGGCCTGCATTGCCTCGACAATATGCTCGTCCTCGCCAACGGCGGTGCACATGATGACAGGCAAGCGGCTGGCCGTGTGGTTCTCACGGATCGCTATCAGCGTATCCAGTCCGCTGAGACCGGGCATCATCCAGTCAAGCAGGACGATGTCTGGTCTGGCCTTGGAAAGTATCGACAACGCCCCGGCGCCATCGCCAGCACTCAATGTGCGGTAGCCGGCGGACTGCAGGGACCGTTCCAGAAGGAGGCGATTTTCCTCGATATCGTCGACAATCAGGACCATGCGCTGGATGTTGCAATGCAATGTCATCCTACGGCCTCCCGCAGACCTTCGGCGATTTCGCGCGGAGCCGCATCGCCTTTCAAGTAAAAGCGGGCACCTGCGGAGACGAGCGAATGATGCTGCGAAATGGAGAGATCCTGGCCTGACACAACGATCAGGGGAATGGCCGCCAGTTCAGTGTGGGACGCAAGACGTTCGATAAATTCAAAACCGTTGACCCCGGGCATGTTGAGATCCAGCAAAATTGCCTTTGGAGGCCTGTTCTTAACAGCATCAAGGCCGGATTGGCCGTCCACCGCGCGCCGCGTGCTGAAGCCCATGCGGCGAACCGTCCGGTTCAGCAATTCGGCCGCGTCATCTTCGTCTTCGATAATCAGCACATCTCCGCTCAGATCAGTGTCATAGACGGAGATGATGCGGCGTAATTCGGTTTCGGTCACTGGTTTGCGGACGAAATCAGATGCACCGGCTTCAAGGCCGCGGGCCCGGTCATCATCCACGGTAACGATCAGGATCGGTGTGCTGGTCAGCTGTGGTTGTGCGCGCAATTCGGGCAGCACTTCATATCCGGATTTACCGGGCATCAGTGCATCCAGCAGAACGATGTCGACCGGCTCCCGACACGCCATTTCCAGCCCGTCTGCCGCGTTTCGAGCGGATACCACCTGATAATCGCAGCGCTTCAACCATCGGGTCAGAAGATCGATAGCAGCCGGATCGTCGTCAATCACGAGCGCTTTCTTCTTCTTTCTGGACGGTTCATGCGCGCCGTGCCGCTGTATAGCCTGCATGGGGGATTCCTCGGGTTCAATCGGTGGACCGGCCTTTGAAATGTCCAGGGGGATATCGAGTTGGTATGCCCAGGTGCCGTCCTCACGCTCTTCCATCACCAGCACGGCACCCACCAGACGTGCCAGCACATCGTTGACA
This window harbors:
- a CDS encoding putative bifunctional diguanylate cyclase/phosphodiesterase, whose protein sequence is MMVARRQPGTALALLAVLLSCIAAYYGLNGNAREAGWLAFISACSGALSAGLLRDDILRSDRTRSLLADLLKESRRRLRMDPLTGHLNRAAFTQALEELAATSSDSTMVMLLYFDLNRFKEVNDTLGHYVGDRLLEAVGDRAAEVLSDPIALARLGGDEFAAILPFRDEAEVKAIGDALINAIGRPFHLADRVVEVSASLGIAIGDPAIYGCEELLRRADLAMYEAKGNRGGSVHIFDDLLSNRQMRENSIRTELGKAHFEERFMLHYQPIVDARDGKTCKVEALLRSKGTALDGISPALMVSVAEDSGQIIQLTEWTLDTALGAAQEFKCPVAVNVSPIYFRHENFADRLIDRLIASGLPPSSLVVEVTEGVLISDISSARDSIGHLRAIGIEVYLDDFGTGYSSLSYLQNFELDGMKLDKSFIQKLGQSEKAIRIIRSMVDFSHSLGMKTVMEGVESEWQARLLQLQGCDYLQGFELGVPMSCEDLCNRLATEPAVIHADKGKHGLSALSS
- a CDS encoding response regulator — protein: MTLHCNIQRMVLIVDDIEENRLLLERSLQSAGYRTLSAGDGAGALSILSKARPDIVLLDWMMPGLSGLDTLIAIRENHTASRLPVIMCTAVGEDEHIVEAMQAGANDYVTKPVSLPVLRARMATHLSQSETVNSLDNQMAEGKKRMAQQVRRLMETKVGR